In Nocardia sp. NBC_00403, one DNA window encodes the following:
- a CDS encoding PspC domain-containing protein yields the protein MYPPVPAFDAARGFDAARGYDPARGFDPGRGFGVPGGSGSIPVFDPRLSPYPRLVRRSGGRIVGGVAGGIADHFGIDVFKVRMAFVLLSALAGAGIVGYGLLWIFTPGGADAARPSGAERRQGIGLALLGIGLAVAVSWLLSGTAAKVIMPIVVVAVGAALVWREYDTDGPRSLLGLPARPSVVTWSRIVAGVTLIVLGLGVVVLARIDLSSLGSALIAVAVTLVGAGLLTVPLWLRMMRALNAERAARIRNEEREEIASHLHDSVLQTLALIQRQADDPQEVARLARGQERELRKWLFEDAGPAQSSLAAALRTIAGEVEDQHGVKVTPVTVGDVSMDPGDTGAGLPKEHFTALLGASREALVNAAKHAGVPDIDLFAETEPHQVSVFVRDRGAGFDIAAIPQDRQGLAKSIRGRIERRGGQVEILSNPGRGTEVRIIMPRNDSGGHDDQDDASAPTAAEMADRVRQPVHPGK from the coding sequence ATGTACCCGCCTGTGCCCGCGTTCGATGCTGCCCGTGGGTTCGATGCTGCCCGGGGATATGACCCTGCTCGGGGGTTCGACCCTGGTCGGGGATTCGGCGTGCCCGGCGGATCGGGGTCGATACCGGTGTTCGATCCCAGGCTGTCGCCGTATCCGCGGCTGGTGCGGCGCTCGGGTGGGCGGATTGTCGGCGGGGTAGCGGGCGGTATCGCCGATCACTTCGGGATCGACGTTTTCAAGGTGCGGATGGCATTTGTGCTGCTGTCTGCGTTGGCCGGGGCGGGCATCGTCGGCTATGGGTTGTTGTGGATCTTCACCCCGGGCGGTGCGGATGCGGCTCGGCCTTCCGGTGCGGAGCGCCGGCAGGGGATCGGGCTCGCGCTGCTCGGGATCGGGCTGGCGGTCGCGGTGTCGTGGCTGCTCAGCGGGACCGCGGCGAAGGTGATCATGCCGATCGTGGTGGTTGCGGTCGGTGCGGCGCTGGTGTGGCGCGAATACGACACCGATGGTCCGCGGTCGCTGCTCGGGCTGCCCGCGCGTCCGTCGGTGGTGACCTGGTCGCGCATCGTCGCGGGGGTCACGCTGATCGTGCTCGGACTCGGTGTGGTGGTGCTGGCCAGGATCGATCTGAGTTCCCTCGGGTCCGCGCTGATCGCGGTGGCGGTCACCTTGGTGGGGGCCGGTCTGCTGACGGTGCCGCTGTGGCTGCGCATGATGCGGGCGCTGAATGCCGAACGCGCGGCCCGTATCCGCAATGAGGAACGCGAGGAGATCGCATCGCACCTGCACGATTCGGTGTTGCAGACCCTGGCCCTCATCCAGCGGCAGGCCGACGACCCGCAGGAGGTGGCCCGGCTGGCCCGCGGCCAGGAACGCGAACTGCGGAAGTGGCTTTTCGAGGATGCCGGCCCCGCGCAGTCGAGTTTGGCCGCGGCCTTGCGCACGATCGCGGGTGAAGTAGAGGACCAGCACGGGGTGAAGGTCACCCCGGTGACCGTCGGGGATGTCTCGATGGATCCCGGCGACACCGGAGCGGGCCTTCCCAAGGAGCATTTCACCGCCCTGCTCGGCGCGAGCCGGGAGGCCCTGGTGAACGCGGCCAAGCATGCCGGAGTCCCGGATATCGACCTGTTCGCGGAGACCGAGCCACACCAGGTGAGTGTCTTCGTGCGCGACCGCGGCGCCGGGTTCGATATCGCGGCCATCCCGCAGGATCGGCAGGGTCTGGCGAAATCCATCCGCGGCCGGATCGAACGACGCGGCGGGCAGGTGGAGATTCTGTCGAACCCCGGCCGGGGCACCGAGGTGCGGATCATCATGCCGCGCAATGACTCCGGTGGTCACGACGATCAGGATGACGCGTCCGCGCCGACCGCTGCCGAAATGGCAGACCGGGTTCGGCAGCCGGTGCATCCCGGAAAGTGA
- a CDS encoding response regulator transcription factor: MRVFLVDDHAVFRSGVRAELSREPDMEVVGEAGGVAEAVAGINTAKPDVVLLDVHMPEGGGVAVLSGIEDGPVCLALSVSDAAEDVIAVIRAGARGYVTKTISGSELADGIRRVAGGDAVFSPRLAGFVLDSFTGKSPVPEPPLDPELDSLTPRELEVLRLLARGYTYREIAETLFISVKTVETHASNVLRKTQQSNRNALTRWAHRRRID, from the coding sequence GTGCGGGTCTTTCTCGTCGATGATCACGCCGTATTTCGTTCGGGTGTCCGGGCGGAGCTGAGCCGCGAGCCCGATATGGAGGTCGTCGGGGAGGCCGGTGGAGTGGCCGAGGCGGTTGCCGGGATCAATACCGCCAAGCCCGATGTCGTGCTGCTCGATGTGCACATGCCCGAGGGCGGCGGGGTCGCGGTGCTTTCCGGGATCGAGGATGGGCCGGTGTGTTTGGCGCTGAGTGTGTCCGACGCCGCCGAGGATGTGATCGCGGTGATCAGGGCGGGCGCGCGCGGCTATGTGACCAAGACGATCTCGGGATCCGAACTCGCCGACGGCATCCGCCGGGTTGCCGGTGGCGATGCGGTGTTCAGTCCGCGGTTGGCCGGGTTCGTCCTGGACTCGTTCACCGGCAAGTCGCCGGTGCCGGAGCCGCCGCTGGATCCGGAACTGGATTCGCTGACGCCGCGCGAACTGGAGGTGCTGCGCCTGCTCGCGCGCGGCTACACCTACCGCGAGATCGCGGAAACCCTGTTCATTTCGGTGAAAACTGTGGAGACGCACGCCTCCAACGTGCTCCGCAAAACCCAGCAGTCCAATCGCAATGCGCTGACCCGCTGGGCGCACCGCCGTCGCATCGACTGA
- a CDS encoding serine/threonine-protein kinase, whose product MIDRPRPIVGPDYLVAGRYRLQSKLGGGGMGAVWLAHDRLLNREVAIKQVLSTAGLGEAEANAIRSQIMHEGRVAAKLSHEHAIAVYDVVLEAGEPWLVMEHLPSRNVAKALSLVDTLPPIEVAQIGAQVADALAAAHAAGIVHRDIKPGNILVADRGPVVGMAKLSDFGISRGAGEGSDDPDGVITGTPAYLPPEVARGAQPTEASDVFSLGATLYTAIEGQPPFGLDDDTDVLVTRAAMAQIIPPTRSGMLTNALLHMMEPAPQRRPTMAQARDEILTAAFGPGTGPYILGAPVRTEDGTIPAWAARNSASGLRSPHSTPLPRPHRTPAVGVSAPAPQRAKPPQPSMAPLAIAVGLLIGLIIIIAVLIAVM is encoded by the coding sequence ATGATCGATCGCCCCCGCCCCATTGTCGGCCCGGATTATCTGGTCGCCGGCCGTTACCGCCTGCAGTCGAAGCTGGGTGGTGGCGGCATGGGCGCAGTGTGGCTCGCGCACGACCGGCTGCTGAACCGAGAGGTCGCCATCAAGCAGGTGCTCTCCACCGCCGGCCTCGGCGAAGCGGAGGCGAACGCGATCCGCAGCCAGATCATGCACGAGGGACGGGTGGCGGCGAAGCTCTCGCACGAGCACGCCATCGCCGTCTACGACGTGGTGCTGGAAGCGGGCGAGCCATGGCTGGTGATGGAGCACCTGCCCTCGCGCAATGTCGCGAAGGCATTGTCGCTGGTCGACACGCTGCCGCCGATCGAGGTGGCGCAGATCGGCGCCCAGGTCGCCGATGCATTGGCCGCCGCGCATGCCGCGGGCATCGTGCACCGCGATATCAAGCCGGGCAATATCCTCGTCGCCGACCGCGGTCCGGTCGTCGGCATGGCCAAGCTCAGCGACTTCGGCATCTCGCGCGGCGCGGGCGAAGGCTCCGACGACCCGGACGGCGTGATCACCGGCACCCCCGCCTACCTACCCCCCGAGGTGGCGCGCGGCGCACAGCCGACCGAGGCGAGCGATGTCTTCTCCCTCGGCGCCACCCTCTACACCGCGATCGAGGGGCAGCCGCCGTTCGGTCTCGACGACGACACCGATGTCCTCGTCACGCGCGCGGCGATGGCGCAGATCATTCCGCCGACCCGCAGCGGCATGCTCACCAACGCCCTGCTGCACATGATGGAACCCGCACCGCAGCGGCGGCCGACAATGGCCCAGGCAAGGGACGAAATCCTCACCGCCGCTTTCGGTCCCGGGACCGGGCCCTACATTCTCGGCGCTCCGGTGCGCACCGAGGACGGCACGATTCCGGCGTGGGCGGCGCGGAATTCCGCATCGGGACTGCGCAGTCCGCACTCGACGCCGCTGCCGCGGCCGCATCGCACCCCAGCAGTGGGGGTGAGCGCACCGGCACCCCAGCGCGCCAAGCCGCCGCAGCCGAGCATGGCACCGCTGGCGATCGCCGTCGGCCTGCTGATCGGCTTGATCATCATCATCGCCGTTCTCATCGCGGTGATGTGA
- a CDS encoding DNA polymerase Y family protein: MGRGTVIQPGRVRSGSRVLALWCLDWPAVAAAVVAQVPATRPVAVLAAGKVVACSAIARSEGVRRGLRRREAQARCPNLLIVQSDPDRDARLFEPVVAAVDATVPGVEVLRPGLLVLGARGAARFFGSEEVAAERLVDAVAAVGVEAQVGIADELSTAVIAARRGVIVPPGDGARYLAPLPIAELAVEPSLAAPERADLVDLLHRLGLRRIGNFAALTSVEVGSRFGADAVLAHRSARGVPERPPSARRPPPDLTVQYRCDPPIDRIDAAAFAGRMLATRLHAVLAAASVSCTRLSVFAETQSGEQLSRIWRCAEPLTPEGTADRVRWQLDGWLTRRDGARPTAPITLLRLEPVEVVASGALQLGLWGGVGEEDERARRALIRVQGLLGGEAVQVGVLSGGRGPEERITMVALGDEPVPATDPALPWPGRMPQPAPAVILVNRPAVRLEAADGTPVQVTDRGLFTADPARLHWGSRNWHLAGWAGPWPVDEQWWTPESPTVAAGVAARAQAQLAGEPADVRVLLLIYYSETWRAEGLYD, from the coding sequence ATGGGGCGTGGCACGGTGATTCAGCCGGGCCGGGTGCGCAGCGGTTCGCGGGTGCTGGCGCTGTGGTGCCTGGATTGGCCCGCGGTTGCGGCGGCGGTCGTGGCGCAGGTTCCGGCGACTCGCCCGGTGGCGGTGCTGGCGGCGGGCAAGGTGGTCGCGTGTTCGGCGATCGCGCGGTCCGAAGGGGTGCGGCGCGGGCTGCGGCGGCGTGAGGCGCAGGCGCGGTGCCCGAATCTTCTTATCGTGCAGTCTGATCCGGATCGGGATGCACGGTTGTTCGAGCCGGTGGTCGCGGCCGTCGATGCGACGGTGCCTGGGGTGGAGGTGTTGCGGCCGGGGCTGCTTGTGCTCGGTGCGCGCGGCGCGGCGCGGTTCTTCGGATCCGAGGAGGTGGCCGCGGAGCGACTGGTCGATGCGGTGGCCGCGGTTGGGGTGGAAGCTCAGGTCGGGATCGCCGACGAACTGTCCACGGCGGTGATCGCGGCACGGCGCGGCGTGATCGTGCCGCCGGGGGACGGCGCGCGATACCTTGCTCCACTGCCGATAGCCGAGCTCGCCGTCGAGCCGAGCTTGGCTGCGCCGGAGCGCGCCGACCTGGTCGATCTATTGCACCGCTTGGGACTACGACGGATCGGTAACTTTGCCGCGCTGACCTCGGTCGAGGTCGGATCGCGCTTCGGCGCCGACGCCGTGCTCGCGCACCGCAGCGCGCGTGGCGTGCCCGAGCGCCCGCCGTCGGCTCGTCGTCCGCCGCCGGATCTGACGGTGCAGTACCGCTGCGATCCGCCGATCGATCGAATCGATGCGGCCGCCTTCGCCGGTCGCATGCTCGCCACCCGATTGCACGCCGTGCTCGCCGCGGCCTCGGTGTCCTGCACCCGGTTGTCGGTATTCGCGGAAACTCAATCAGGCGAACAACTTTCGCGTATCTGGCGGTGTGCGGAGCCGCTGACTCCCGAGGGCACCGCCGACCGGGTGCGCTGGCAATTGGATGGCTGGCTCACTCGACGCGACGGTGCCAGGCCCACCGCGCCGATCACGCTGCTGCGACTGGAACCCGTCGAAGTGGTGGCCTCCGGTGCGCTCCAACTAGGGCTGTGGGGTGGGGTCGGGGAGGAGGACGAGCGGGCTCGTCGCGCCCTGATCCGGGTGCAGGGCCTGCTCGGCGGCGAGGCGGTGCAGGTCGGTGTGCTCAGCGGTGGTCGCGGCCCCGAAGAACGCATCACCATGGTCGCGCTCGGCGACGAGCCGGTGCCCGCCACCGACCCGGCCCTGCCCTGGCCGGGCCGCATGCCCCAGCCCGCGCCCGCGGTAATCCTGGTGAACCGTCCCGCGGTGCGCCTGGAAGCGGCCGACGGCACCCCGGTCCAGGTCACCGACCGTGGTCTGTTCACCGCGGACCCGGCCCGCCTGCACTGGGGGAGCCGGAACTGGCACTTGGCGGGCTGGGCTGGACCATGGCCGGTGGACGAGCAGTGGTGGACGCCCGAATCGCCCACCGTCGCGGCCGGCGTCGCGGCCCGCGCGCAGGCTCAACTCGCAGGCGAACCTGCCGACGTCCGCGTTCTGCTCCTCATCTACTACTCCGAAACCTGGCGCGCCGAAGGGCTTTACGACTGA
- a CDS encoding class I SAM-dependent DNA methyltransferase, giving the protein MPSFADFDRRNYPTVDVATGYDGWAPTYEQTVMDEMDLALLARLHHPDWARVRRAADLGCGTGRTGAWLRGRGITNIDGVDMSTGMLELARTRGAHTTLARADVRDTGLPSGAYDLVISSLIDEHLPKLEPYYAEAWRLAAPGASCVMVSYHPQFMMVTGMPTHYTTASGAPVAISTELHLVSAHMSAALAAGWVLTEMVEALVDDAWLAAKPKWADLRGHPFTMAMVWTRPGQS; this is encoded by the coding sequence ATGCCGTCCTTCGCGGATTTCGACCGCCGTAACTATCCCACCGTCGACGTCGCCACCGGATACGACGGGTGGGCTCCGACCTACGAGCAGACCGTCATGGACGAGATGGACCTCGCACTGCTGGCGCGGCTGCACCATCCGGATTGGGCGCGCGTGCGGCGCGCCGCCGATCTCGGCTGCGGGACCGGCCGCACCGGCGCTTGGCTGCGCGGTCGTGGGATCACGAATATCGACGGCGTCGATATGAGCACGGGCATGTTGGAGCTGGCCAGGACCCGCGGTGCGCACACCACGCTGGCGCGGGCAGACGTTCGTGATACCGGATTGCCCAGCGGCGCTTACGATCTGGTGATCTCCTCGCTGATCGACGAGCACCTGCCGAAACTCGAGCCCTACTACGCAGAGGCATGGCGGCTGGCCGCGCCGGGCGCTTCCTGCGTCATGGTCAGTTACCACCCCCAGTTCATGATGGTGACCGGGATGCCGACGCATTACACGACCGCATCGGGTGCGCCGGTCGCGATCAGCACCGAGTTGCATCTGGTAAGCGCGCACATGTCCGCGGCGCTGGCGGCGGGCTGGGTGCTCACCGAAATGGTCGAGGCGCTTGTGGACGACGCCTGGCTGGCGGCCAAGCCCAAATGGGCGGACCTGCGTGGTCATCCCTTCACCATGGCCATGGTCTGGACGCGGCCCGGTCAGTCGTAA
- a CDS encoding alpha/beta fold hydrolase: protein MDPTVSRAVLDDVQIAYRDLGAVSLDAVPVVLVHGMGGDGHTWDRFAHTLVQAGRRVIIPDLRGHGRSSHTDSYLFGEFGADVLKLCDRLGLSTVDLVGHSLGGYAVSCVAQERPELVRRLVIEECPLPLRSGDEEMTLTRRFPTVPELWHAATSLIRHPRAVLAFDRSMTRTALEQFRKPHPEWWDRLRDITAPTLVLRGGPGGMVDPEKLAIMRTGIPDCTVTAFSCGHSIHRDRYREFEAAVLPFLAMY, encoded by the coding sequence GTGGATCCGACCGTGAGCCGGGCTGTGCTCGATGACGTACAGATCGCCTACCGGGATTTGGGGGCGGTCTCGCTCGATGCCGTTCCGGTAGTGCTCGTGCACGGCATGGGTGGGGATGGGCATACCTGGGATCGGTTCGCGCACACGTTGGTGCAGGCGGGCCGCCGGGTGATCATCCCCGACCTGCGCGGGCACGGCCGCAGTTCCCACACCGACTCCTACCTGTTCGGCGAATTCGGCGCCGATGTGCTGAAACTGTGTGACCGACTCGGTCTGAGCACCGTGGACCTGGTCGGACATTCGCTCGGCGGCTACGCGGTGTCCTGCGTTGCGCAGGAACGGCCGGAATTGGTACGACGTCTCGTCATCGAGGAATGCCCGCTGCCGCTGCGCTCCGGGGACGAAGAAATGACGCTGACCCGCCGCTTTCCGACCGTGCCCGAACTCTGGCACGCCGCTACCAGCCTGATCCGGCACCCACGCGCAGTGCTGGCTTTCGACCGTTCGATGACGCGGACCGCGCTGGAACAATTCCGCAAACCCCACCCGGAATGGTGGGACCGGTTGCGTGACATCACCGCACCGACCCTGGTGCTGCGCGGTGGCCCCGGCGGCATGGTCGACCCGGAGAAACTGGCCATCATGCGTACCGGCATCCCGGACTGCACAGTCACGGCGTTCTCCTGCGGCCACAGCATCCACCGCGACCGCTACCGTGAATTCGAGGCCGCCGTCCTTCCGTTCCTCGCGATGTACTGA
- a CDS encoding sucrase ferredoxin yields the protein MSGFEGMLCSAATADIPLPGTATRVTGWLCVEQPGAWGRDVIGDEVLGPEITAELAARTKAAQVRPTLIRRPGRSEFTGARTVLIASSRPEGSWCERFEITDLKQLLDLDLHSLNGPPPGIGAPVDDPLVLVCAHGKRDQCCALLGRPIAASLAAEYPGRAWECSHTGGHRFAPAVVLLPSGLTYGRLDAAGARQAIEAATRGEVSMTGLRGRSCYKPIEQVAELAVREQISAATDELAVQLEPTATTFGPMGASMESASGSVPVGASAESVPASALVEGSAGSVSASAQVGAPVAPTTAPTVASASADPTLAGAAVVTHRDGRRWRVTARSVAFAPRQASCGAAPKPVTAVVADEIQLLADD from the coding sequence ATGAGCGGATTCGAGGGCATGTTGTGTTCGGCGGCGACCGCCGATATTCCATTGCCGGGTACCGCGACTCGGGTGACCGGCTGGCTGTGCGTCGAGCAGCCGGGTGCGTGGGGCCGCGATGTCATCGGTGACGAGGTGCTCGGGCCGGAGATCACTGCCGAACTGGCGGCCCGCACCAAGGCGGCGCAGGTCCGTCCGACGCTGATCCGGCGGCCGGGGCGCAGTGAATTCACCGGTGCCAGAACGGTTTTGATCGCAAGCTCGCGGCCAGAGGGTTCGTGGTGCGAACGCTTCGAGATCACCGATCTGAAGCAGCTGCTCGACCTGGATCTGCACTCGCTCAACGGTCCGCCACCGGGAATCGGTGCACCCGTCGACGATCCGCTCGTCCTGGTGTGCGCCCACGGAAAACGCGACCAATGCTGTGCGCTGCTCGGCCGCCCGATCGCCGCGAGCCTGGCCGCCGAATACCCCGGCCGCGCGTGGGAGTGCTCGCACACCGGCGGCCACCGCTTCGCCCCCGCTGTGGTCCTGCTGCCCTCCGGCCTGACCTACGGCCGTCTCGATGCCGCCGGCGCGAGGCAAGCGATCGAAGCCGCCACCCGCGGCGAGGTCTCGATGACCGGTCTTCGCGGCCGCAGCTGCTACAAGCCCATCGAACAGGTCGCCGAACTCGCTGTGCGCGAACAGATTTCCGCAGCTACCGACGAACTCGCCGTACAACTCGAGCCCACCGCAACTACCTTCGGCCCGATGGGTGCCTCGATGGAGTCTGCGTCGGGTTCTGTGCCGGTGGGTGCCTCGGCAGAGTCTGTGCCGGCCTCTGCGTTGGTCGAGGGCTCGGCAGGGTCTGTGTCGGCCTCCGCGCAGGTCGGTGCTCCGGTGGCGCCCACGACCGCCCCCACGGTGGCGAGTGCCTCGGCCGACCCGACGCTGGCAGGCGCAGCGGTGGTCACTCACCGTGATGGCCGTCGTTGGCGTGTGACTGCACGCTCGGTGGCCTTCGCTCCACGTCAAGCCAGTTGTGGCGCGGCGCCGAAGCCGGTGACCGCGGTGGTCGCCGACGAAATCCAGCTTCTCGCCGACGATTAA
- a CDS encoding SDR family NAD(P)-dependent oxidoreductase — protein sequence MTRASADDTGPRGPARRNRRDLTGRHILITGASSGIGRAAALAVADKKAIVFLLARRGDELTTVVEEIRAEGGIAYGYQCDITDSESVDQVVKAILDEHGHVDMLVNNAGRSIRRAIHRSTDRLHDFERTMAVNYFGALRLTLALLPQMRERKFGHIVNISSAGVQVATPRFAAYLASKAALDKFTEVAAVETMADGVTFTTIHMPLVRTPMITPSGDQGPAESPEWAAATIVRALTERPKRIDVPLGTFAEYGALLTPKIRDRILHRYYRALPDSPAAKGEQMESDPEEIPETLTPQREPRPQSTARRVTGTALRRAARWVPGTHW from the coding sequence ATGACCCGAGCATCCGCTGACGACACCGGCCCGCGCGGTCCGGCCCGGCGCAACCGCCGCGACCTCACCGGCCGACACATCCTCATCACCGGCGCTTCCTCCGGCATCGGCCGGGCGGCGGCACTTGCCGTCGCGGACAAGAAAGCCATCGTGTTCCTGCTCGCGCGCCGTGGCGACGAACTCACGACCGTGGTCGAAGAAATCAGAGCCGAGGGCGGCATCGCCTACGGATATCAGTGCGACATCACCGATTCCGAATCCGTCGACCAGGTCGTCAAGGCCATCCTCGACGAACACGGTCACGTCGACATGCTGGTCAACAATGCCGGCCGCTCCATCCGCCGCGCCATCCACCGCTCCACCGACCGGCTGCACGATTTCGAACGCACCATGGCGGTCAACTACTTCGGCGCACTGCGGCTCACGCTTGCCCTGCTGCCGCAGATGCGGGAACGCAAGTTCGGCCACATCGTCAATATCAGCAGCGCCGGTGTGCAGGTGGCCACCCCGCGCTTCGCCGCATATCTCGCGAGCAAGGCAGCGCTGGACAAGTTCACCGAGGTGGCTGCGGTCGAAACCATGGCCGACGGTGTCACTTTCACCACCATCCACATGCCGCTGGTGCGCACTCCGATGATCACCCCGAGCGGCGATCAGGGCCCGGCCGAGTCCCCGGAATGGGCGGCGGCCACCATCGTGCGCGCGCTCACCGAACGCCCCAAGCGCATCGATGTGCCACTGGGCACCTTCGCCGAATACGGCGCCCTGCTCACCCCCAAGATCCGCGACCGCATCCTGCACCGCTATTACCGCGCACTGCCCGACTCTCCCGCGGCCAAGGGTGAGCAAATGGAATCCGACCCGGAGGAAATACCGGAAACCCTTACCCCCCAACGCGAGCCACGTCCACAGTCGACGGCACGCCGCGTCACCGGCACCGCGCTGCGCCGCGCCGCCCGCTGGGTTCCCGGCACCCACTGGTGA